A window of Chitinophaga sp. MM2321 contains these coding sequences:
- a CDS encoding MutS-related protein, which translates to MQLDKTSYNDLSIFNRDEEYSLFNRLNFTTTAGGREYLRQLFSSPLQNIATIESRQKALKYILEQESNWPSIISNGTIVVVENYMEAQIEPISNTEGVALHIQAAINKTMYAPDFGYIKFSFTQLVNLLRGFRTFVSVFNSDETPKVLKTLLDRAEQLLHRQDFSDILQAEEEGKLNYVQIMRYDNYVRRRHRKVVEELVTLYHQLDAFYGMAKAMKHYNLHFPMFSGSTQPLIKASQLYHIILPEPIAYDLSLDETNHFMFLTGANMAGKTTFIRAVGIAVFMAHIGMGVPAEQMELSFFHGISSNIQVQDNIFKGESYFYSEVLRIKNTIIQINNGKNWLVLIDEMFKGTNVEDAKNCSLAVIRGLLRSTNCLFILSTHLYEIADELRDEKRILFKYFESEVFDDNLHFTYLLKDGIAKEKIGYLILKREKVLDLLNQIG; encoded by the coding sequence ATGCAATTGGACAAAACATCCTATAACGACCTGTCTATTTTCAACAGGGATGAAGAATATTCCCTTTTTAACCGGCTGAACTTCACGACCACCGCAGGTGGACGCGAATACCTCCGTCAACTGTTCAGCTCTCCCCTTCAGAACATTGCAACCATTGAAAGCAGACAGAAAGCACTGAAATATATACTGGAACAGGAAAGTAACTGGCCCTCCATTATTTCCAACGGTACTATTGTGGTGGTGGAAAATTATATGGAAGCGCAGATAGAGCCCATTTCAAATACGGAAGGTGTTGCACTTCATATTCAGGCTGCAATTAATAAAACCATGTATGCCCCTGATTTCGGGTACATAAAATTCTCTTTTACACAACTGGTAAATCTGCTGCGTGGTTTCCGCACTTTTGTAAGCGTATTCAATTCAGACGAGACACCAAAAGTGCTAAAAACCTTGCTGGACAGGGCGGAGCAGCTACTGCACCGGCAGGATTTCAGTGATATTTTACAGGCAGAAGAAGAAGGTAAGCTGAACTATGTACAGATCATGCGCTATGATAATTATGTCAGGAGAAGACATAGAAAAGTAGTGGAAGAACTGGTTACTTTATATCATCAGTTAGATGCCTTCTATGGCATGGCCAAAGCCATGAAGCATTATAACCTGCACTTCCCTATGTTTTCCGGCAGTACGCAGCCGCTGATAAAAGCATCGCAGCTCTATCATATTATTTTGCCTGAACCGATAGCCTATGATCTTTCGCTGGATGAAACCAATCACTTCATGTTCCTCACCGGCGCTAATATGGCCGGCAAAACAACATTTATCAGGGCAGTAGGTATTGCAGTGTTCATGGCGCATATAGGCATGGGCGTGCCTGCGGAGCAAATGGAGCTGAGCTTTTTCCATGGTATTTCCAGCAACATACAGGTGCAGGATAATATCTTTAAAGGTGAAAGTTATTTTTACAGCGAAGTATTACGGATTAAAAATACCATCATACAGATCAATAACGGCAAAAACTGGCTGGTACTGATAGATGAAATGTTTAAAGGCACGAATGTAGAAGACGCTAAAAACTGTTCCCTGGCGGTTATCCGCGGATTGCTGCGCAGTACTAACTGTCTTTTTATTTTATCTACCCATCTCTATGAAATAGCGGATGAACTGCGTGATGAAAAAAGAATTCTCTTCAAATATTTTGAGTCTGAAGTGTTTGATGATAACCTGCATTTTACTTATTTGTTGAAAGATGGTATTGCAAAAGAGAAAATCGGTTATTTAATATTGAAGCGGGAGAAAGTGCTGGATCTGCTGAACCAGATTGGCTGA
- a CDS encoding dihydroorotase codes for MQNYLIRNISVVNEGRTTVQDVLISNNRIEKIASNITASGNYTEINGEGKHLLPGVIDDQVHFREPGLTEKATIYTEARAAVAGGTTSFMEMPNTKPAALTQELLEDKYVIGKQHSLANYSFFMGVSNDNVEEVLKTNSKKDSVCGVKIFMGSSTGNMLVDNYLTLEKIFSGTELLIATHCEDEKIIRANMEQFQREKGDQLTAADHPLIRNVEACFESSWTAVQFAKKHDARLHILHISTAKELQLFSNMMPLADKRITAEVCVHHLHFTADDYAQYGNLIKCNPAIKAPENKTALWQGLLDDRLDIIATDHAPHTWAEKQQPYLQAPSGVPLVQHSLLLMLEYARQGAISIEKVVEKMSHAPAICFNIKERGFLREGYFADCVIVDLQGNTSVNKQNIYYKCGWSPFDGHTFPAAITHTFVSGHLAYNNGKFDESVKGKRLAFNS; via the coding sequence ATGCAAAATTATCTCATCAGAAATATATCGGTAGTAAATGAAGGGCGTACTACGGTACAGGATGTGTTGATCAGCAACAACCGCATTGAAAAAATAGCCTCCAACATAACTGCCAGTGGAAATTACACAGAAATTAACGGAGAAGGAAAACATCTGCTGCCGGGCGTTATAGACGACCAGGTGCATTTCCGGGAGCCGGGCCTGACAGAAAAAGCCACTATTTATACAGAAGCACGCGCAGCCGTGGCCGGTGGCACTACCAGCTTCATGGAAATGCCCAACACCAAACCCGCAGCCCTTACCCAGGAATTACTGGAAGATAAATATGTCATCGGAAAACAACATTCCCTGGCTAACTACTCTTTTTTCATGGGCGTTTCCAACGATAATGTGGAAGAAGTCCTGAAAACGAATAGCAAAAAAGACAGTGTTTGCGGTGTGAAAATATTTATGGGTTCTTCCACCGGTAATATGCTGGTAGATAATTATCTCACCCTGGAAAAAATATTTTCCGGTACTGAACTCCTGATTGCCACACACTGTGAAGATGAAAAAATCATCCGTGCCAATATGGAACAGTTCCAACGCGAAAAAGGCGACCAGCTCACCGCTGCCGACCATCCGCTCATACGCAATGTGGAAGCCTGTTTCGAGTCGTCATGGACGGCCGTTCAATTTGCCAAAAAACATGATGCCCGCCTGCACATCCTGCATATCTCCACCGCCAAAGAATTACAACTCTTCAGCAATATGATGCCGCTGGCAGACAAACGCATCACCGCCGAAGTGTGTGTACATCACCTGCACTTCACCGCAGATGATTATGCACAATACGGTAATCTCATCAAATGCAACCCGGCTATCAAAGCACCGGAAAACAAAACCGCCCTGTGGCAGGGACTCCTGGACGACCGCCTTGATATCATTGCTACAGACCATGCGCCGCATACCTGGGCAGAAAAACAACAACCCTATCTGCAAGCGCCATCCGGTGTGCCATTAGTGCAACACAGCTTGCTCCTCATGCTGGAATATGCCAGACAAGGTGCTATCTCCATAGAAAAAGTAGTGGAAAAAATGAGCCATGCGCCGGCTATCTGCTTCAACATAAAAGAAAGAGGATTTTTACGCGAAGGATATTTTGCAGACTGTGTAATCGTAGACCTGCAAGGCAATACATCCGTGAACAAACAAAATATTTATTATAAATGCGGCTGGAGCCCATTTGATGGTCATACCTTCCCCGCAGCCATCACACACACTTTTGTAAGCGGCCACCTGGCTTATAACAATGGTAAATTTGATGAATCTGTAAAAGGGAAACGACTGGCGTTCAATTCCTAA
- a CDS encoding porin family protein, with product MFHLLRYALIFLLATIVLPAKAQSNLNMEEHDAKPYYFGITLAANQSYFKLTHSTAFLADDSIMVAEPLKTMGFNLGLLANARLSEHFDLRFNPQLFFASKNLYYRDTYPKPQDTEKKIESILLSFPLQVKFKSDRINNMRVYVIGGLKYDYDLASNARARRAEDLIKIKKSDYGYEAGAGFEFYFESFIFSPEFKISNGLGNVLVKDPHLRYANVIEKLQSRMIVFSIHLEG from the coding sequence ATGTTCCATCTACTGCGCTACGCGCTGATATTCCTGTTAGCAACGATTGTGCTGCCGGCAAAAGCACAATCAAACCTGAATATGGAGGAACACGATGCAAAGCCCTACTACTTTGGAATTACACTGGCTGCCAACCAGTCCTATTTCAAACTTACGCACAGCACGGCCTTCCTGGCTGATGACTCCATTATGGTGGCCGAGCCCCTGAAAACAATGGGCTTCAACCTGGGATTACTGGCCAATGCACGCCTGAGCGAGCATTTTGACCTGCGTTTTAATCCGCAGCTCTTCTTCGCTTCCAAAAACCTCTACTACCGCGATACCTATCCCAAACCACAGGATACCGAGAAAAAGATTGAATCCATCCTGCTGAGCTTCCCGCTACAAGTAAAGTTTAAGTCAGACCGCATCAACAACATGCGCGTATATGTGATCGGTGGCCTGAAATATGACTACGATCTGGCCTCCAATGCACGCGCACGCAGAGCAGAGGACCTCATCAAGATCAAAAAAAGCGACTACGGCTATGAAGCCGGCGCCGGCTTTGAATTTTACTTCGAAAGCTTCATCTTTTCGCCTGAGTTCAAGATCAGCAACGGTCTTGGCAATGTACTCGTGAAAGATCCTCACCTTCGCTATGCAAATGTTATCGAAAAGCTGCAATCAAGAATGATCGTGTTTTCGATTCACCTTGAAGGGTAA
- the ubiE gene encoding bifunctional demethylmenaquinone methyltransferase/2-methoxy-6-polyprenyl-1,4-benzoquinol methylase UbiE: protein MSENANVQKIVPFEGSKLSKKEQIASMFDDIAFRYDFLNHFMSLGIDVIWRKKALSYLKSLQPKQMLDVATGTGDFAIMAEKRLRPDSIVGIDISEGMLSHGREKIKKLGLDNKITLQLGDSETISFPEQTFDAITVAFGVRNFENLEKGLSEMRRVLKPAGKLVILEFSNPTVFPIKQLYNLYFRYITPLIGKWIAKSEAAYSYLPESVKAFPQGEAMKTILINTGFQAVTCKTLSFGICSIYCATR, encoded by the coding sequence ATGTCAGAAAATGCAAATGTTCAGAAGATCGTTCCCTTTGAAGGGTCAAAATTAAGCAAGAAGGAGCAGATAGCATCCATGTTTGATGATATTGCTTTCCGTTACGACTTTCTTAACCATTTTATGTCGCTCGGAATCGACGTTATCTGGCGTAAAAAGGCGCTTTCCTATTTAAAGTCCCTTCAGCCCAAACAGATGCTGGATGTGGCTACCGGCACCGGCGACTTCGCCATCATGGCCGAAAAGCGCCTCCGTCCTGACAGCATTGTGGGCATCGATATATCTGAAGGAATGCTTTCCCATGGCCGCGAAAAGATCAAAAAACTGGGGCTGGACAACAAAATTACCCTGCAACTGGGCGATAGCGAAACAATAAGTTTTCCGGAACAGACGTTTGATGCCATAACAGTAGCCTTTGGTGTGCGCAATTTTGAGAATCTGGAAAAAGGGCTGTCTGAAATGAGGCGGGTACTGAAACCGGCGGGCAAATTGGTGATCCTTGAATTTTCCAATCCAACAGTTTTCCCCATTAAACAATTATATAATTTGTATTTTCGTTATATCACGCCCCTGATCGGGAAATGGATCGCCAAAAGTGAAGCTGCTTACAGTTATCTGCCGGAATCAGTGAAAGCATTTCCGCAGGGTGAAGCGATGAAAACAATATTAATTAACACAGGTTTCCAGGCCGTTACATGCAAAACGCTATCCTTCGGCATATGTTCCATCTACTGCGCTACGCGCTGA
- the yihA gene encoding ribosome biogenesis GTP-binding protein YihA/YsxC — MADSKSGEAGFLMEQSNIIMIIKSAEYLISSPDWEKCPTPNMPEYAFIGRSNVGKSSLINILANNEKLAKTSGTPGKTQLINHFVINQLWYLVDLPGYGFAKRSLSQRRQWEQMIENYLRKRPNLVSVFVLIDSRHAPQKIDLEFVNQLGAWNIPFSLVFTKADKSTQAEVSRNVKTFLNKMRETWQFLPPNFVTSTVKKTGRDAILTYIDELNAQFRAIA, encoded by the coding sequence ATGGCGGACAGCAAATCAGGAGAAGCGGGATTTTTAATGGAACAAAGTAATATCATTATGATTATTAAGTCAGCAGAATATCTTATCAGCAGCCCGGATTGGGAGAAATGTCCCACCCCCAATATGCCGGAATATGCCTTTATAGGCCGTTCCAACGTAGGGAAGTCTTCGCTGATCAATATATTGGCTAACAACGAGAAACTGGCTAAAACGTCCGGAACACCCGGTAAAACGCAGCTGATAAACCATTTTGTTATAAACCAGTTGTGGTACCTGGTAGATCTGCCCGGCTACGGATTTGCTAAAAGAAGTTTGTCTCAGCGCCGGCAATGGGAACAAATGATCGAAAACTACCTGCGCAAACGTCCCAACCTGGTCAGTGTTTTTGTGCTCATCGACAGTCGTCATGCCCCGCAGAAAATAGATCTGGAGTTTGTGAACCAGCTGGGTGCCTGGAATATTCCTTTCAGCCTGGTATTTACAAAAGCCGATAAAAGCACGCAGGCAGAAGTAAGCCGCAACGTAAAAACTTTCTTAAACAAGATGCGCGAAACCTGGCAGTTCCTGCCACCTAATTTCGTTACTTCTACCGTAAAGAAAACCGGCAGAGATGCCATCCTCACTTATATTGATGAACTGAATGCACAGTTCAGGGCCATTGCCTGA
- a CDS encoding ribonuclease H-like YkuK family protein — MQWRRFNGEAIHLPVKEEVRQAIIRETGLGYRLKVCIGTDSQVKGVDTEFATVIVFLREGHGGFMFIHNEKTKDCYSIKERMLVEVAKSIEIAYELCDLFTEYDVDMEVHADINTNPQFKSNLALREAMGYILGMGFAFKAKPEAFASSSCADKVVN, encoded by the coding sequence ATGCAATGGAGAAGATTTAATGGAGAGGCCATCCACCTTCCGGTCAAGGAAGAAGTGCGACAAGCCATTATTCGCGAAACAGGCCTGGGCTATCGCCTGAAAGTGTGCATTGGCACCGATTCCCAGGTAAAGGGAGTGGATACTGAATTTGCTACAGTAATCGTTTTCCTGCGGGAAGGTCACGGCGGATTTATGTTTATCCACAATGAAAAAACCAAAGACTGCTATTCCATCAAAGAACGTATGCTGGTGGAAGTAGCCAAGAGTATTGAAATTGCGTATGAACTGTGTGACCTGTTTACCGAATACGATGTAGACATGGAAGTACACGCAGATATCAATACGAATCCGCAATTCAAAAGTAACCTGGCCCTGCGTGAAGCCATGGGTTACATCCTCGGTATGGGCTTCGCTTTCAAAGCCAAACCCGAAGCTTTTGCCAGTAGCAGCTGCGCTGATAAGGTGGTAAATTAA
- a CDS encoding CoA-binding protein encodes METTNDKKLTVVLGASPNPARYSNMAVTRLTAKGHPVVAIGKRAASIGDTPVITEHPALENVDTVTLYLNPVLQQEYYDYILQLHPRRIIFNPGTENEELAAMATQHNIQPVEACTLVMLSTGQF; translated from the coding sequence ATGGAAACCACCAATGACAAAAAGCTCACCGTGGTATTAGGTGCTTCACCTAACCCGGCAAGATACAGCAACATGGCCGTAACAAGGCTCACCGCCAAAGGACACCCGGTAGTAGCTATCGGCAAACGCGCTGCCAGCATCGGCGATACGCCGGTGATCACGGAACATCCGGCACTGGAAAACGTAGATACCGTTACCCTTTACCTGAATCCTGTATTGCAGCAGGAGTATTACGATTATATCCTTCAGCTGCATCCCCGCCGCATAATCTTCAATCCCGGAACGGAAAATGAAGAACTGGCAGCAATGGCCACGCAGCATAATATTCAGCCGGTAGAAGCCTGTACGCTGGTAATGCTGAGCACAGGACAGTTCTAG
- a CDS encoding MarR family transcriptional regulator: protein MNLVEAKAQFIQTWGSLGAQWGINRTMAQIHALLLVMPDPLSADNIMAELNISRGNTNMNVRELINWGLVERVLIPGERKEFFIAEKDIWKVATYIARERKKRELDPIMKVLLQLQQAEGDPKDRELKSFKDSISNINKFAQQTDKTISAFIKSEENWFYSSLLKLIK from the coding sequence ATGAATTTAGTAGAAGCAAAAGCGCAGTTTATCCAAACCTGGGGATCACTGGGGGCTCAATGGGGTATTAACCGTACCATGGCTCAGATCCACGCGTTATTGCTGGTGATGCCTGATCCGTTGAGTGCTGATAATATCATGGCCGAACTGAATATCTCCCGGGGAAATACCAACATGAATGTGCGGGAGCTGATCAACTGGGGACTCGTAGAACGGGTACTTATTCCCGGTGAAAGAAAAGAGTTTTTTATTGCAGAAAAAGATATCTGGAAAGTAGCTACCTACATTGCCCGGGAAAGAAAGAAAAGGGAACTGGACCCTATCATGAAAGTACTGCTGCAACTACAACAGGCAGAAGGCGACCCGAAAGACAGGGAACTGAAATCCTTCAAAGATTCCATCTCCAACATCAACAAGTTTGCACAACAAACCGATAAAACCATTAGTGCTTTTATTAAATCAGAAGAGAACTGGTTTTACAGCAGCTTGCTGAAACTCATCAAATAA
- a CDS encoding pyruvate dehydrogenase complex dihydrolipoamide acetyltransferase, with protein MAEVIRMPLLSDTMTEGVIAAWHKKVGDKVKADDVIAEVETDKATMEVMGYVEGTLLYIGVEKGKAAKINEIIAIVGKPGEDYKPLLESSASAPAAAAATPAQPAAAAPAPAPQAAPAADDAALKEALKNATVIRMPLLSDTMTEGKIVAWNKKVGDVVKNDDVLAEVETDKATMEVMGYADGTLLYVGVKEGEAAKINGIIAIVGKPGTSIDAILAAENAAPAAKATEGAAAPAATPAADAAPAATTATANTTDGRVKASPLAKKLAAEKGIDIQQVAGSGDNGRIVKKDVDNFVPAAAAAPAAAQTGAATAPAFVPAGQEGYTDTPLTKMRQVIAKRLSESKFTAPHFYLKIEVNMDKAMDARKAINEISPVKISFNDMVIKASALALRQHPDVNSSWMGDFIRHNQHIHIGSAVAIEDGLIVPVIRFADQKTLSQIAGEAKGLYDKAKNKKLQPPDFSGNTFTISNLGMLGIEEFTAIINPPDSAILAVGGIKETAIVEKGQVKIANIMKLTLSCDHRSVDGAVGARFLATLKGYLENPVTMLV; from the coding sequence ATGGCAGAAGTTATCAGAATGCCCCTCTTGAGTGATACGATGACGGAAGGGGTGATTGCGGCATGGCATAAAAAGGTGGGCGATAAAGTAAAAGCAGACGATGTGATTGCTGAAGTGGAGACCGATAAAGCAACAATGGAAGTGATGGGGTATGTGGAAGGAACCTTGTTGTACATTGGCGTGGAAAAAGGAAAAGCAGCTAAGATTAATGAAATAATTGCCATTGTAGGCAAACCGGGAGAGGACTATAAACCTTTACTGGAAAGCTCCGCCAGCGCACCTGCTGCTGCGGCGGCTACTCCTGCCCAACCAGCAGCTGCAGCACCGGCGCCAGCGCCACAAGCTGCTCCCGCTGCTGATGATGCTGCATTGAAAGAAGCACTGAAAAATGCAACTGTTATCCGGATGCCGCTCCTGAGCGATACCATGACAGAAGGAAAAATAGTTGCCTGGAATAAAAAAGTAGGCGATGTAGTGAAGAATGATGATGTACTGGCTGAAGTGGAAACGGATAAAGCAACCATGGAAGTAATGGGCTATGCCGACGGTACTTTATTATATGTAGGCGTGAAAGAAGGCGAAGCTGCCAAAATAAATGGTATCATCGCTATAGTAGGCAAACCAGGCACCAGTATAGATGCTATCCTGGCTGCTGAAAACGCGGCCCCTGCTGCGAAAGCAACAGAAGGCGCTGCTGCTCCTGCCGCCACTCCCGCTGCTGATGCGGCACCCGCTGCCACAACAGCAACCGCCAATACTACTGATGGTCGTGTGAAAGCTTCTCCCCTGGCTAAAAAGCTGGCGGCAGAAAAAGGCATCGACATTCAGCAGGTAGCTGGTTCCGGTGATAATGGCCGCATCGTGAAAAAAGATGTGGATAATTTCGTTCCTGCTGCCGCTGCGGCACCTGCTGCTGCTCAAACCGGCGCTGCAACTGCACCCGCTTTTGTACCAGCCGGACAGGAAGGTTATACCGATACACCGCTTACCAAAATGCGCCAGGTTATTGCCAAACGCCTGAGCGAAAGCAAGTTTACAGCTCCTCACTTCTACCTGAAAATAGAAGTGAATATGGATAAAGCCATGGATGCCCGCAAGGCCATCAACGAAATCTCTCCCGTGAAGATTTCCTTCAATGACATGGTGATCAAAGCTTCTGCACTGGCATTGCGCCAGCATCCTGATGTCAACAGCAGCTGGATGGGAGACTTTATCCGTCATAACCAACATATTCATATCGGTTCCGCAGTAGCTATCGAAGATGGCCTGATTGTTCCGGTAATCCGTTTTGCTGATCAGAAAACACTGAGCCAGATAGCTGGTGAAGCAAAAGGACTATACGACAAAGCCAAAAACAAAAAACTGCAACCACCCGATTTCTCCGGAAATACCTTTACCATCTCCAACCTGGGGATGCTGGGTATCGAAGAGTTCACTGCTATCATCAACCCGCCGGATTCTGCTATCCTGGCTGTAGGTGGTATCAAGGAAACAGCCATCGTGGAAAAAGGCCAGGTGAAAATAGCCAACATCATGAAGCTCACCCTGAGCTGCGACCACAGAAGTGTGGACGGAGCCGTAGGCGCACGTTTCCTCGCAACCCTGAAAGGGTACCTGGAAAATCCGGTGACAATGCTGGTATAG